A single window of Malus sylvestris chromosome 5, drMalSylv7.2, whole genome shotgun sequence DNA harbors:
- the LOC126621988 gene encoding protein DJ-1 homolog C: MESLSPVLSPTAVKFSYPKLASMAASAATLPSFSFTSMASAQRRTPTSIHSAKPTKTLSATATTNPISVPPKKVLVPIGYGTEEMEAVIIVDVLRRAGADVTVASVEPQLQIEASCGTKLVADTSISSCSDQIFDLVALPGGMPGSVRLRDCAALQEITRKQAEESRLYGAICAAPAVTLLPWGLLKRRQTTCHPAFMHKLPTFWAVKSNIQVSGGLTTSRGPGTSYGFALCLVEQLFGESIAKEIGESLLICPDDEKSKKEEFNDVEWSFDHIPRVLIPVANGSEDIEVVTIVDILRRAHVDVIVASVEKSVRILGSQGTKIIADKLIGVAAESTYDLIILPGGNAGAERLSKSRILKNLLKEQELAGRVYGAVCSSPAILHKQGLLKGKKATAHPSIVSKLTNEVINGTKVVIDGKLITSRGLSTVTDFALAIVSKLHGHARARSVAEGLVYDYPRS; encoded by the exons ATGGAGTCTCTGTCTCCGGTTCTCTCACCGACCGCTGTGAAATTCAGCTATCCGAAGCTCGCTTCAATGGCTGCCTCTGCAGCCACTCTTCCTTCGTTCTCATTCACCTCCATGGCCTCTGCACAGAGAAGAACACCTACTTCAATACACTCTGCAAAACCCACTAAAACCCTCTCCGCAACAGCAACAACAAACCCAATTTCGGTGCCTCCCAAGAAG GTTCTGGTTCCAATTGGGTATGGGACGGAAGAAATGGAAGCTGTCATTATAGTTGATGTTCTGCGCCGAGCTGGTGCTGATGTTACCGTGGCCTCCGTGGAGCCGCAGCTCCAGATTGAAGCTTCTTGCGGTACTAAACTGGTTGCTGACACCTCCATTTCCTCGTGTTCCGATCAAATTTTTGATCTTGTGGCTTTGCCG GGAGGAATGCCGGGATCAGTGAGGCTAAGAGACTGTGCAGCACTCCAGGAAATTACAAGAAAGCAGGCTGAGGAAAGTAGGTTATATGGAGCCATATGTGCTGCTCCGGCAGTAACACTTCTGCCATGGGGTCTTTTAAAGAGAAGGCAG ACTACTTGCCACCCTGCATTCATGCACAAGCTTCCGACGTTCTGGGCAGTCAAATCAAACATTCAGGTGTCAGGAGGACTCACAACAAGCCGTGGCCCTGGAACTTCTTATGGGTTTGCCCTTTGCCTAGTAGAACAGCTATTTGGGGAATCCATTGCCAAGGAAATTGGAGAATCGCTG TTGATCTGTCCTGATGATGAGAAATCTAAAAAGGAGGAGTTTAATGACGTTGAATGGTCTTTTGATCACATCCCTCGA GTTCTGATTCCAGTTGCAAATGGATCCGAAGATATTGAAGTAGTAACTATTGTAGATATTCTGAGACGAGCACATGTGGATGTTATAGTTGCTTCAGTTGAAAAATCTGTGCGGATTTTAGGATCTCAAGGCACCAAAATCATTGCTGACAAGTTGATTGGTGTTGCTGCAGAGTCAACATACGACTTAATCATTCTTCCG GGAGGAAATGCTGGGGCTGAGCGGCTAAGCAAATCTAGGATTCTAAAGAACCTCCTCAAAGAACAAGAACTAGCTGGAAGAGTATATGGAGCGGTCTGTTCGTCGCCAGCAATCCTACATAAACAAGGCTTATTGAAG GGTAAGAAAGCCACCGCTCATCCTTCCATTGTAAGCAAACTCACAAATGAAGTGATAAATGGCACCAAAGTAGTTATCGATGGTAAACTGATTACAAGCAGAGGACTTTCTACCGTCACAGACTTTGCGTTAGCTATTGTGAGCAAACTACATGGTCATGCAAGGGCAAGAAGTGTTGCAGAAGGCCTCGTTTATGATTACCCGAGGAGTTAG